Proteins encoded by one window of Candidatus Sumerlaea chitinivorans:
- a CDS encoding Transcriptional regulator, ArsR family, translated as MGAIPRLTPAHAQRYRLRAAILKALAHPTRLYLADVLSKQEMCVCDLTDLVGLDISTVSKHLAVLRNAGLVADRRDGTQIFYRLVAPCVLRIFDCVEEAIREQIQQRMGVLHE; from the coding sequence GTGGGAGCCATTCCACGCCTGACGCCGGCGCATGCTCAGCGATATCGCTTACGGGCTGCCATCCTTAAAGCCCTTGCCCATCCCACACGGCTCTATCTTGCGGATGTCCTTTCGAAGCAGGAAATGTGCGTGTGCGATCTCACCGATCTCGTGGGGTTGGATATTTCGACTGTCTCAAAGCATCTGGCTGTGCTGCGCAATGCTGGATTGGTGGCGGATCGAAGGGATGGAACTCAGATCTTCTACCGCCTCGTGGCTCCCTGCGTCTTACGGATCTTTGACTGCGTTGAAGAAGCCATTCGCGAACAAATCCAACAGCGCATGGGGGTACTGCATGAGTGA
- a CDS encoding Transporter — protein sequence MSEVPVSNESTPLIPDQNEKTHSIGDTIRVLWEEAKDFEWKWLLGLLALFLGAFYLPVGVPRFDNAVSESLHLVKWYAREHVLLCLVPAFFIAGAISVFVSQASVMKYLGANAPKALAYGVASVSGTILAVCSCTVLPLFAGIYRMGAGLGPAIAFLYSGPAINVLAIVLTARILGLELGAVRTIGAVVLSILVGLLMHLIYRKEETQKAAVQAAMPEPEVLRRLWQNVVFMASMVGVLVFANWGDPKGTSGFFSQIYAVKWILTAVSAVVLAGALVLWFGAQPGWVLGGAAVTLLSALLFRYEPMVPFVVGTVALVLVCVTGTDELREWAVATWTFAKQIIPLLFAGVFVAGLLLGRPGHEGLIPNAWVSSAVGGNSLLANFFASIAGAFMYFATLTEVPILQGLLGSGMGKGPALALLLAGPALSLPSMLVLRAVMGLRKTVVYVVIVVLISTLAGVIYGSLG from the coding sequence ATGAGTGAGGTCCCTGTATCAAACGAGAGTACCCCTCTGATTCCAGATCAAAACGAAAAGACCCACTCGATTGGCGATACGATTCGCGTTCTCTGGGAAGAGGCAAAAGACTTTGAGTGGAAGTGGTTGTTAGGTCTGTTGGCGCTATTCCTTGGCGCATTCTACCTGCCGGTCGGCGTACCGCGGTTTGATAACGCGGTCAGCGAGTCGCTTCATCTCGTGAAATGGTATGCACGCGAACATGTGCTGTTGTGTCTCGTTCCCGCTTTCTTCATTGCAGGAGCCATCAGCGTGTTTGTGAGCCAGGCTTCCGTGATGAAATACTTGGGGGCGAACGCTCCAAAAGCGCTTGCCTACGGGGTCGCCTCCGTTTCCGGGACCATTTTGGCCGTTTGCTCCTGCACTGTGCTGCCGCTCTTTGCGGGAATCTATCGGATGGGGGCGGGGCTTGGACCCGCCATCGCCTTTCTCTACTCAGGCCCTGCCATCAATGTTTTAGCGATCGTGCTCACCGCCCGCATTTTGGGACTGGAATTAGGAGCTGTCCGCACCATCGGTGCGGTTGTGCTGAGCATTCTTGTGGGCCTGCTGATGCATCTAATTTACAGAAAAGAAGAGACTCAGAAGGCAGCGGTTCAGGCGGCAATGCCAGAACCGGAGGTGCTGCGTCGCCTGTGGCAAAATGTGGTTTTCATGGCATCAATGGTGGGAGTGCTAGTGTTTGCAAACTGGGGAGACCCGAAAGGCACCTCCGGCTTCTTCTCCCAAATTTACGCGGTGAAGTGGATTCTAACGGCTGTGAGTGCCGTGGTCTTAGCGGGGGCGTTGGTCTTGTGGTTTGGGGCTCAGCCCGGCTGGGTTTTGGGCGGCGCCGCGGTAACGCTTCTCTCCGCCCTCCTGTTCCGTTATGAGCCGATGGTGCCTTTTGTGGTTGGGACGGTCGCTCTTGTCCTTGTTTGCGTGACAGGTACGGACGAACTCCGTGAATGGGCGGTCGCCACATGGACCTTTGCAAAACAGATTATTCCGCTTCTTTTCGCTGGTGTCTTTGTTGCCGGTTTGCTTCTGGGGCGGCCGGGGCACGAGGGACTCATCCCCAACGCGTGGGTTTCAAGCGCCGTCGGCGGCAATAGCCTGCTTGCAAATTTCTTCGCTTCGATCGCGGGTGCGTTCATGTACTTTGCGACACTCACGGAGGTTCCAATTCTGCAAGGACTATTAGGGAGCGGCATGGGCAAGGGGCCTGCGCTCGCACTTTTGTTGGCTGGCCCAGCATTGTCGCTGCCAAGCATGCTGGTGCTGCGGGCCGTTATGGGACTGCGCAAGACGGTCGTTTACGTAGTAATTGTCGTCCTGATCTCTACGCTTGCAGGGGTGATCTATGGAAGTCTGGGATGA
- a CDS encoding redox-active disulfide protein 2, with protein sequence MKRIQILGTGCPKCKKLAETAETAARELGIEFEIQKVTDINEILGFGVMATPALVVDGAVKVAGKVPTVEEVKKLLA encoded by the coding sequence ATGAAGAGGATCCAGATCCTTGGCACGGGATGCCCAAAGTGCAAGAAGCTCGCGGAGACTGCGGAGACGGCAGCTCGCGAGCTCGGGATTGAATTCGAAATTCAGAAGGTCACCGACATCAACGAGATTCTCGGCTTTGGTGTCATGGCTACCCCAGCACTTGTTGTGGATGGGGCGGTCAAAGTTGCCGGCAAAGTCCCAACCGTCGAAGAAGTGAAAAAGCTTTTGGCCTAA
- a CDS encoding Cytochrome c biogenesis protein yields the protein METGIWVSLLSALWFGILTSISPCPLATNIAAISYIAKEAHRPAAVLTRALLYAVGRLAAYVILAVIVVTGLLSVPPVARFLERNMNLIIGPLLILVALFLFDVIQFMVPSVGAGVALQNFVKKARWLGPLILGFVFALTFCPVSAGLFFGSLIPLAVQSESRLLVPGIYGVGTALPVAGFAVILSLGVATVASAFQTITKVEFWARRITGAIFVLAGIYLIIRNWPLYVQLFTR from the coding sequence ATGGAGACGGGAATCTGGGTATCGCTCCTCAGCGCTCTGTGGTTCGGGATTTTGACTTCGATTAGTCCGTGTCCGCTTGCTACGAACATCGCAGCAATCTCCTACATCGCGAAAGAGGCACATCGGCCTGCGGCGGTGCTGACACGGGCACTTCTCTATGCGGTGGGGCGCTTGGCAGCCTACGTTATCTTGGCTGTGATCGTGGTCACTGGGCTTCTAAGCGTTCCGCCCGTTGCCCGTTTCCTCGAGCGGAACATGAATTTGATCATTGGGCCCCTTCTCATTCTCGTTGCGCTGTTTCTCTTTGATGTTATCCAGTTCATGGTGCCTTCTGTCGGGGCTGGTGTGGCACTTCAAAATTTCGTAAAAAAAGCTCGTTGGCTTGGGCCGCTTATTTTGGGCTTTGTGTTTGCTCTGACCTTTTGTCCCGTCTCCGCTGGCCTGTTTTTCGGTAGCTTGATTCCTTTGGCGGTTCAGTCCGAATCGCGGTTGCTCGTGCCAGGGATTTACGGTGTCGGCACCGCCCTGCCGGTTGCGGGGTTCGCGGTGATCCTATCGCTGGGGGTCGCTACGGTGGCGAGTGCCTTCCAAACGATCACTAAAGTTGAATTCTGGGCCCGCAGAATCACGGGTGCCATTTTTGTCCTGGCAGGCATTTACCTGATCATACGTAACTGGCCGCTTTACGTTCAGTTGTTTACTCGCTGA
- a CDS encoding Twitching motility protein PilT yields the protein MATDDTQAQFEKLSDEHYARFTTLIRAAVAEGASDVHLRAGERPRVRIDGELYEVEGPIVTEESLRSFLYALLGPDQIERFERTHELDFAHTFPGVTRSRFNLYVQQGKLCASTRLIPEVVPTMEQIQLPPVVYNFVNLPAGLVLVTGPTGSGKSTTLAAMIDYINTHRRTHILTIEDPIEYVFQQKRSMVSQREMSLDTLSYHHALRHAFRQDPDVVMIGEMRDLETMQAAITLAETGHLTFSTLHTTEAATTINRIIDSFPPHQQAQVRAQLAVSLQGIISQKLVPLKDRRGRIAAREILVCNRAVRNLLREGKVPQIFSAIQTGVEDGMITMNASLGELYRQGLISYETALKNSPDRREFVQKYGNG from the coding sequence TTGGCTACGGACGACACACAAGCGCAATTCGAGAAGTTGAGCGACGAGCACTACGCGCGGTTCACCACACTGATTCGCGCAGCGGTGGCCGAGGGGGCCAGCGATGTGCATTTGAGGGCGGGAGAACGTCCACGGGTGCGCATCGATGGCGAACTTTACGAAGTTGAGGGGCCAATCGTCACCGAGGAAAGTCTGAGGTCGTTCCTCTACGCTCTTTTGGGGCCGGACCAAATCGAGCGTTTTGAGCGCACTCACGAGTTGGACTTTGCCCACACGTTTCCGGGGGTCACGCGCTCGCGTTTCAATTTGTACGTTCAGCAAGGCAAACTTTGCGCCTCGACCCGCCTGATCCCTGAAGTCGTGCCTACGATGGAGCAGATTCAGCTGCCGCCCGTGGTGTACAACTTCGTGAATCTTCCCGCGGGGCTCGTGCTTGTGACGGGGCCAACTGGTTCTGGAAAATCCACTACGTTGGCGGCGATGATTGATTACATCAACACACACCGCCGGACCCACATCCTCACCATTGAGGATCCGATTGAGTACGTCTTCCAGCAAAAGCGCTCCATGGTGAGCCAGCGCGAGATGAGTTTGGACACTCTAAGTTACCACCATGCGCTGCGCCACGCCTTCCGCCAAGATCCCGACGTGGTGATGATTGGCGAAATGCGCGACCTTGAGACAATGCAGGCAGCCATCACGCTTGCCGAAACAGGGCATTTGACCTTTAGCACGCTGCACACCACGGAGGCCGCCACGACGATCAATCGCATCATTGACTCCTTCCCACCCCATCAGCAGGCGCAGGTGCGGGCGCAGTTGGCCGTCTCGCTGCAAGGCATCATCTCGCAGAAACTTGTGCCTCTCAAAGACAGACGGGGCCGAATCGCGGCGCGCGAAATCTTGGTTTGCAATCGAGCCGTGCGCAATCTGTTGCGTGAAGGCAAGGTGCCCCAGATTTTCTCGGCCATTCAGACCGGCGTCGAGGATGGCATGATTACGATGAACGCTTCTCTCGGCGAGCTCTACCGTCAGGGCCTGATTAGCTACGAAACCGCACTCAAGAACTCACCCGATCGGCGGGAGTTCGTGCAAAAGTACGGCAACGGCTGA
- a CDS encoding Protein-tyrosine phosphatase-related protein — MLSNFSYLIEGVLAGCAHPASFGQTHESLCELHANGIRAIVSLDEEGLPLHLLAEYGFQYLHLPMPDFGVPTLEQACNFVRFVRRQRAQGNPVVVHCRAGFGRTGTMLAVFLVSEGVSPEDAIRRVRQLRPGSIETSEQEAFIHQFASHLPTLDLGDTTSTQQE; from the coding sequence GTGCTCTCAAATTTCAGCTATTTGATCGAGGGTGTCCTTGCGGGATGCGCCCATCCGGCTTCATTTGGTCAGACGCATGAGTCGCTGTGCGAACTGCACGCGAACGGGATTCGCGCAATTGTGTCGCTGGACGAAGAGGGGTTACCGCTCCATTTGCTGGCTGAGTACGGCTTTCAGTATCTGCACTTGCCGATGCCCGATTTCGGCGTTCCTACGCTTGAGCAAGCATGCAACTTTGTGCGATTCGTGCGTCGTCAACGTGCACAGGGGAATCCCGTGGTTGTCCATTGCCGCGCCGGTTTCGGCCGGACGGGCACGATGTTAGCTGTTTTCCTTGTGTCGGAAGGAGTCTCGCCAGAGGACGCTATTCGGCGTGTTCGGCAATTGCGCCCAGGGTCCATTGAAACGAGTGAGCAGGAGGCTTTCATTCATCAGTTTGCATCCCACCTGCCCACATTAGATTTAGGGGATACCACATCAACTCAGCAAGAGTGA
- a CDS encoding 4-diphosphocytidyl-2-C-methyl-D-erythritol kinase encodes MGIWHSYAKINWYLRILDRRPDGYHNLETVFQEVELADRLVIEPIEEPRCIIEGMPFDLPLEKNLIYRAWARLREAFPEKVGGIRVEVDKRIPDGGGLGGGSSNAATTLCAVNDIFSLGLSSQTLEHIGAELGSDVPFFVRGGCAVGRGRGEILEAVERVQPFEIGLVFPSVRTSTAEAYRRLAELSHRPTPSHPLDGVLEALRVGDETFLSSAAFNDFDAVYGNEDWYRDGVALLKELGFERCILSGSGSTLIGIKNPHLSLKKTLEPRIFERPIQERKDAKWLILRTRVTFRTTSERK; translated from the coding sequence ATGGGGATTTGGCATTCCTACGCCAAGATCAATTGGTACCTGCGAATTTTGGATCGCCGGCCGGACGGATACCACAATCTTGAGACCGTTTTTCAAGAAGTGGAGTTGGCCGATCGACTGGTGATAGAACCGATTGAGGAACCGCGATGCATCATCGAGGGGATGCCTTTCGATCTTCCCCTTGAAAAGAACCTGATCTATCGTGCGTGGGCCCGACTTCGGGAGGCTTTTCCGGAAAAAGTCGGCGGCATTCGCGTTGAGGTAGATAAACGAATCCCTGATGGCGGCGGGCTGGGAGGTGGCAGTTCAAACGCCGCAACAACCCTCTGCGCCGTAAATGACATCTTTTCGCTGGGTCTGTCTTCACAGACACTGGAACATATCGGAGCCGAGCTTGGAAGCGACGTGCCATTCTTTGTGCGTGGTGGGTGTGCGGTCGGCCGGGGTCGCGGCGAAATTCTCGAAGCTGTGGAACGTGTGCAGCCATTTGAAATAGGGCTTGTCTTTCCCTCTGTGCGGACTTCGACTGCCGAGGCGTACCGGCGGCTGGCGGAGCTCTCTCATCGGCCAACGCCGTCTCACCCTCTCGATGGCGTCCTCGAAGCACTCCGCGTGGGCGACGAAACCTTCCTGAGCAGCGCGGCGTTCAACGATTTCGATGCAGTGTATGGGAATGAAGACTGGTACCGCGATGGCGTTGCCCTCTTAAAGGAGCTGGGATTTGAACGATGCATACTTAGCGGGAGCGGTTCTACCCTCATTGGGATCAAAAATCCGCACTTATCCCTCAAAAAGACTCTTGAACCGCGGATTTTCGAGCGTCCGATACAAGAAAGAAAAGATGCGAAATGGCTCATTCTGCGCACAAGAGTGACTTTTCGCACGACATCGGAGCGCAAATAA